ACCGTTTCAACGGTTATACCTTCAAAACATACAAGGCCCGTCAGGGAAACTACATCAGTCTGACCAATAACCGCGTAGACCGTATATATGAAGACCGTTACGGCTTTCTGTGGTTGCTGACTTATGACAACCGTGTTCATCGTTTCGATCCGAAGACAGAGACTTTCGAACAAGTGCCAGCTGCCGGAGAGGAGGGAAGTACTTTCAATGTACATACCATTGAAGTGATGCCGAACGGAACCGTCTGGCTGCTGACGGAAAACGACGGAGCCATCCGCATCCTGACGCATCCGGATGAGAATAATCGCTTGACATGGGATATTTATTCCAGTAAGACGGAACTGTTTCCTTCTTTACATGTATTCAAAGTTCATCAGGATAAAGCAGGCAATGACTGGCTGTTGACGGATAATGGCCTCGGTATGATCCATCCCGGAAAGAAAGAACCGGATTCCTATTTTACGGAGACAAAAGGAAAGTTTGGCGGAATGAACCAGGCTTTCTATGCTGTGCAGGAACGTGACAAAGATATTTGCTTCGCCTCAGACCATGGACGTATCTGGTCTTATCAGAAAGAAAGTGGAGAATTTACGTTGATCGAGCTTCCCACAAAAGGACAGATCACCTCCATTCATCCCGTTGCACCAGACGTATCCGTTATTACCACCGATTCGGATGGTTTCTTTACTTACAACCTGCGAACAAAAACAAATGTACATTACTCGTTCCTGACTTGTAGGGCGTTACCCGCAAAGCCGATCCTTTCTGCTTATGTAGACCGTTCCTCGGAAGTGTGGTTCGAACAGGAAGAACCGGGCGTTGTAGCTCATTTCAATCCCTCGACCGGAGTGGTGACCCGTGAACAAATTCCTATAGAATACAGTAATCCTGAACGTTCCCGTCCGGCTTTTCATATCCATGAAGACGTAAACGGTTATCTTTGGGTACATCCTTATGGAGGAGGTTTCTCTTACTTCGATCCTCAAAAGAAATGTTTGGTTCCTTTCTATAACGGACTGGGTAGCCGTGACTGGCGTTTTTCCAATAAGATTCATTCAGCCTTTTCCGACAAACAAGGTAATCTGTGGCTTTGTACCCACTCTAAAGGATTGGAGAAAGTGACTTATCGAAATGTACCCTTTGCGATGATGACCCCTATGCCTCATGAACACGAATCGTTGCATAATGAGGTGCGTGCCCTGTGTGAAGACAAACTGGGAAATTTGTGGGTTGGCTTGAAAGACGGTATACTTCGTATATATGATGCAGGCAAAACTTATAAAGGATACCTCACCGAAAGCGGCACTATCTCTATCACCGGTACTCCCATGCAGGGAACCGTTTATTTTGTTATTCAAGACTCAAAAGGAATCATCTGGATTGCGACAAAAGGAGACGGCCTTGTTCGTGCCGAGCCGACTTCCTCTAACGGAATGTCCTATAAACTGACCCGTTATCTTCATCGTGAGGATGATATGTACAGTTTGAGCGATAATAATGTATATTGCGTCTATGAAGATCATTATGGCCGTATCTGGCTGGCAACTTTTGCCGGAGGTATCAATTATATCACGGAGAATGAAGCAGGAAAAACATTGTTTATCAATCACCGGAACAACCTGAAGGGCTATCCTATTGATCCTTGTTACAAAGCTCGTTTCATCACTTCCGATAATAACGGACGCTTGTGGGTAGGAACAACTACGGGTGCCGTTGCTTTTGACGAGGACTTTAAGAAACCGGAGGATGTGCAGTTCTATCATTTCTCCCGTATGCCGAATGATACGCAAAGTTTGAGTAATAATGATGTCCATTGGATTATCTCCACTAAGAAAAAGGAACTTTATCTGGCTACTTTCGGTGGGGGACTCAATAAACTGGTATCTATCAGTAAGGACGGTCATGGAGAATTTAAATCATATTCCGTACTGGATGGTCTTCCATCCGATGTCCTGCTTTCCATCCGCGAAGATAGTAAGCAGAATTTATGGATTAGTACGGAGAATGGAATTTGTAAGTTCATCCCCTCTGAAGAACGTTTTGAAAGTTATGACGAACGTAGTATTACTTTCCCTGTACGCTTTAGTGAAGCCGCTTCGGCATTGACTGCTAAAGGAAGTATGCTTTTCGGTGCCAGTGGCGGAGTCTTTATATTTAATCCTGACTCTATCCGTAAGAGCAGCTATATCCCGCCTATCGTATTCTCCAAACTGACAGTGGCCAATGAGGACATTACCCCCGGAGTCAACTCATTGTTGAAAGTGGATATTGACGACGCTGATAAATTGGTGCTTTCGCATAAAGAGAATATTTTCTCCGTTCATTTCGCGGCACTCGATTATACCAATCCGCAGAATATACAGTATGCTTATATTCTCGACGGATTTGAGAAACAATGGACCTTTGCCGACAAACAGCGTAGCGTGACTTATACGAATCTTCCGAAAGGAGAGTATGTGCTTCGCGTCCGTTCTACCAATAGCGATGGTGTGTGGGTGGATAATGAACGTATCTTGGATATTGTCATTCTGCCTTCTTTCTGGGAAACGCCGATGGCTTATGTGCTTTATATACTTTTCATTCTGATTATTATTCTTGTGGCTGTTTATATCCTGTTCACCATTTACCGGTTGA
The Bacteroides luhongzhouii DNA segment above includes these coding regions:
- a CDS encoding two-component regulator propeller domain-containing protein, whose product is MMKKTLISVILLLAIVFSTHAQQHCFFTHYSTEDGLSQNTVMNILQDHKDNLWFATWDGINRFNGYTFKTYKARQGNYISLTNNRVDRIYEDRYGFLWLLTYDNRVHRFDPKTETFEQVPAAGEEGSTFNVHTIEVMPNGTVWLLTENDGAIRILTHPDENNRLTWDIYSSKTELFPSLHVFKVHQDKAGNDWLLTDNGLGMIHPGKKEPDSYFTETKGKFGGMNQAFYAVQERDKDICFASDHGRIWSYQKESGEFTLIELPTKGQITSIHPVAPDVSVITTDSDGFFTYNLRTKTNVHYSFLTCRALPAKPILSAYVDRSSEVWFEQEEPGVVAHFNPSTGVVTREQIPIEYSNPERSRPAFHIHEDVNGYLWVHPYGGGFSYFDPQKKCLVPFYNGLGSRDWRFSNKIHSAFSDKQGNLWLCTHSKGLEKVTYRNVPFAMMTPMPHEHESLHNEVRALCEDKLGNLWVGLKDGILRIYDAGKTYKGYLTESGTISITGTPMQGTVYFVIQDSKGIIWIATKGDGLVRAEPTSSNGMSYKLTRYLHREDDMYSLSDNNVYCVYEDHYGRIWLATFAGGINYITENEAGKTLFINHRNNLKGYPIDPCYKARFITSDNNGRLWVGTTTGAVAFDEDFKKPEDVQFYHFSRMPNDTQSLSNNDVHWIISTKKKELYLATFGGGLNKLVSISKDGHGEFKSYSVLDGLPSDVLLSIREDSKQNLWISTENGICKFIPSEERFESYDERSITFPVRFSEAASALTAKGSMLFGASGGVFIFNPDSIRKSSYIPPIVFSKLTVANEDITPGVNSLLKVDIDDADKLVLSHKENIFSVHFAALDYTNPQNIQYAYILDGFEKQWTFADKQRSVTYTNLPKGEYVLRVRSTNSDGVWVDNERILDIVILPSFWETPMAYVLYILFILIIILVAVYILFTIYRLKHEVSVEQQISDIKLRFFTNISHELRTPLTLIAGPVEQVLKNDKLPADAREQLVVVERNTSRMLRLVNQILDFRKIQNKKMKMQVQRVDIVPFVRKVMDNFEAVAEEHRIDFLFQTEKEHLYLWVDADKLEKIVFNLLSNAFKYTPNGKMITMFIREDENTVSIGVQDQGIGIAENKKKSLFVRFENLVDKNLFNQASTGIGLSLVKELVEMHKATISVDSRLGEGSCFKVDFLKGKEHYDKEAEFILEDTDAPARMGQVVDIANSSIQSETLVADDSEKIEDVYEEESAKEENSKELMLLVEDNQELREFLRSIFSPMYRVVEAADGREGANKALKYLPDIIISDVMMPEKDGIEMTRELRADMTTSHIPIILLTAKTTIESKLEGLEYGADDYITKPFSATYLQARVENLLMQRKKLQSFYRDSLIHINISAGQEDTPVATDVPSAEEDTSETVPATLDMSPNDRKFMDKLVELMEQNMDNGELVVDDLVRELAVSRSVFFKKLKTLTGLAPIEFIKEMRIKRATQLIETGEFNMTQISYMVGINDPRYFSKCFKAKVGMTPTEYRDKVGR